In Candidatus Thermoplasmatota archaeon, a genomic segment contains:
- a CDS encoding metal-dependent transcriptional regulator, protein MPQEDVEEYLEAIYDVAGKEGIAKTSEVAKQLDNAPASVTEVFQRMQQNNLVRYEPHKGVRLTKRGLKVALKMKRKHRLLEVFLNKTLQLPKEKIHDQACKMEHTLSDETETALCKSLGGPTECPHGSPIPPCNIDVESCQQCLTEKNTEYEKRNGEIISLTSLKPGQQATIAFIRGGRGAVQRLCDLGLTHGTTVSLLRQAPLNGPIEICVRGCKLVIGRGIAQKIYVRPGVSE, encoded by the coding sequence ATGCCGCAAGAAGATGTTGAGGAATACCTCGAAGCGATCTACGACGTTGCTGGAAAAGAAGGAATCGCAAAAACCTCTGAAGTGGCAAAGCAACTTGACAACGCACCAGCAAGTGTTACTGAAGTTTTCCAACGGATGCAGCAAAACAATCTCGTCCGCTATGAGCCACACAAAGGAGTACGGCTAACAAAAAGAGGATTAAAAGTTGCATTAAAGATGAAACGAAAACACCGACTTCTTGAGGTATTTCTTAATAAAACACTGCAACTCCCGAAAGAAAAAATCCATGACCAAGCGTGTAAAATGGAACACACACTTTCAGATGAAACAGAAACAGCACTCTGCAAATCACTCGGCGGACCAACAGAATGTCCCCATGGATCCCCAATACCTCCCTGTAATATAGATGTTGAAAGCTGCCAACAGTGCCTCACTGAAAAAAACACAGAATATGAAAAAAGGAACGGAGAAATCATAAGTCTAACAAGTTTGAAACCAGGACAACAGGCAACCATCGCCTTTATCAGAGGAGGACGAGGTGCAGTACAACGATTGTGTGATTTGGGGCTGACGCATGGCACCACAGTTTCCCTACTCAGACAAGCACCACTCAACGGCCCTATCGAAATCTGCGTACGAGGATGTAAACTTGTTATCGGGAGGGGGATCGCGCAGAAAATCTACGTCCGCCCTGGTGTTTCAGAATGA